A window from Sphingobacterium hotanense encodes these proteins:
- a CDS encoding M16 family metallopeptidase: MINRELAPALHAIDEITLQQPEQYDFANGLRVFVFPAPEQELIKAEFVFRNVFEGNENPVANVALGNLLKEGTSKLSSARIAEEIDYYGAYLVPEYSFDHNALTLYTLRKHVDAILPIVHEVLTDAIFPEKELNTYIRNNKQNLQISMEKSDFLARRRFYHELFPNTRYGISLTKESLGALDREQVIALYKKQIQPSNATLFLSGNITADVLAHFKLYFEQQWTNREVVQEHGFPVLEPILPVYSFIDKPSALQSAIRLGKRSIQRSHPDYPALQFTNTLLGGYFGSRLMSNIREEKGYTYSIGSAVANLNHAGFFTIATEVGVEYTANTLTEIEKEMDRLQQELVPEQEMELVRNYMLGSMLGSLESVFSHVDKFKSVYFSGLTLDYYHYYTDVIQQISAEEVRDIAAQYLRYEDMLKIVVGKESE; encoded by the coding sequence ATGATCAATAGAGAACTTGCACCGGCATTGCATGCCATCGATGAGATTACGCTTCAGCAGCCAGAGCAATACGACTTTGCGAACGGACTGAGGGTATTCGTATTTCCTGCTCCTGAACAAGAGCTGATCAAAGCGGAATTTGTATTCCGAAATGTATTTGAAGGCAATGAGAATCCTGTTGCCAATGTGGCGTTGGGTAATCTGTTGAAAGAGGGGACTTCAAAATTGTCTAGCGCCCGCATCGCTGAAGAAATTGATTATTACGGCGCCTATCTGGTTCCTGAATACAGTTTTGATCACAATGCTCTAACTCTGTATACCCTTCGGAAGCATGTTGATGCAATCTTGCCTATTGTGCACGAGGTCTTGACGGACGCTATTTTTCCGGAAAAGGAACTGAATACCTATATCCGAAATAATAAGCAGAATCTGCAGATATCGATGGAAAAGTCGGATTTCTTAGCTCGAAGACGTTTCTACCATGAGTTATTTCCGAACACTCGTTATGGGATATCCCTAACGAAAGAGTCGCTCGGTGCCCTCGATCGCGAACAGGTTATCGCACTTTATAAAAAGCAGATTCAGCCTAGCAATGCTACTTTGTTCTTGTCAGGTAACATTACGGCTGATGTGTTGGCTCATTTTAAATTGTATTTCGAGCAACAATGGACAAATCGCGAAGTGGTTCAGGAACATGGATTTCCTGTATTAGAGCCTATTTTGCCGGTTTATAGTTTCATTGATAAGCCATCCGCTTTACAGTCTGCTATACGCCTTGGAAAGCGCAGCATTCAACGTTCTCATCCGGATTATCCGGCATTGCAATTTACGAATACCTTATTGGGCGGCTACTTCGGTTCTCGCTTGATGAGCAATATCCGAGAAGAGAAAGGTTATACTTATAGTATCGGATCCGCGGTGGCGAATTTAAATCATGCGGGTTTTTTCACGATTGCCACTGAAGTAGGCGTAGAATACACCGCGAATACTCTGACAGAGATAGAGAAAGAAATGGATCGTTTGCAGCAAGAGCTGGTTCCTGAGCAGGAGATGGAGCTTGTCAGAAACTACATGCTCGGGAGTATGTTGGGCAGCCTGGAGTCGGTATTCTCCCATGTAGATAAGTTTAAATCTGTTTATTTCTCGGGCTTGACTTTGGATTACTATCATTATTACACAGACGTCATTCAGCAAATAAGCGCAGAAGAAGTGCGAGACATAGCGGCACAATACCTGCGATATGAGGATATGTTAAAGATTGTGGTAGGGAAGGAGTCTGAATAA
- a CDS encoding coiled-coil domain-containing protein: MRPLLLIIALLTFINCHAQTQTSGLSYVNSIESKVLQYEKNKDRIAQLKRDLPALEEKWRMKKQEITDKINALVRERDALVGDMKVGARCSECNRWKTDLEKIGIDFEEHLGEVKGYAIPATTAELENVRKQYNEKIAIQKVQLQRIQNTDEFIQANLLETDKLTKNNVSLCEEVTKLSKNYETTVLQEAQNKQEVLIRKLCDVASDILIANDQIEINKARIFRYNDAFRAESEKVKNRIETETKELQEFKNQEIVANEKRIESKQYQMDTAAASKIEQSLALAKSLAAEIEDLKSKNRGLNLEISYLSEGLEKKIQDKTIEIKPQFDSNIAATNSSTQKANERIYLLKQQFESEINAATKTNTAFMNVIISETNRMVMASRKIECSVWNNTAGEATSNWNQVTPCIRNLTSTTQINPYCSKWNLISYLGKYKSFLASLPAEDLAHSKNALLNN; encoded by the coding sequence ATGAGACCCCTTCTTTTAATCATAGCACTTTTAACGTTTATTAATTGTCATGCACAGACGCAAACCTCTGGGCTTTCTTACGTGAATTCAATTGAATCCAAGGTACTCCAGTACGAAAAAAATAAAGATCGAATTGCGCAACTCAAGCGCGATTTACCTGCTTTAGAAGAAAAATGGAGGATGAAAAAACAAGAAATCACCGATAAAATTAATGCGCTCGTACGGGAAAGAGACGCCCTAGTGGGCGACATGAAAGTGGGTGCCCGTTGCAGCGAGTGTAATCGCTGGAAAACTGATTTGGAAAAAATTGGAATAGACTTCGAAGAACACCTAGGGGAAGTAAAAGGTTATGCGATCCCTGCAACAACAGCGGAATTAGAAAATGTTAGAAAACAGTATAATGAAAAAATAGCGATACAAAAAGTACAACTTCAACGCATCCAAAATACCGATGAATTTATTCAAGCAAATCTTTTGGAAACGGATAAGCTTACAAAAAACAATGTATCACTCTGTGAGGAAGTTACCAAGCTGAGCAAAAATTATGAAACTACAGTACTGCAGGAAGCGCAAAATAAGCAAGAAGTATTGATACGCAAGCTATGTGATGTAGCAAGTGATATTCTTATTGCAAACGATCAAATTGAAATCAACAAAGCACGCATTTTCCGTTATAATGATGCCTTCAGAGCTGAAAGCGAAAAAGTAAAAAACAGAATAGAAACTGAGACTAAGGAACTGCAAGAGTTTAAAAATCAGGAAATTGTTGCGAACGAAAAAAGAATAGAGAGCAAACAATATCAGATGGATACAGCTGCGGCTTCAAAAATTGAACAAAGTTTGGCGCTAGCTAAATCTTTAGCAGCAGAAATAGAAGACTTAAAATCTAAAAATAGAGGTTTAAACCTGGAAATTTCTTACCTGTCCGAAGGACTTGAGAAAAAAATCCAAGATAAAACGATCGAAATTAAACCACAATTTGACAGTAATATAGCGGCAACCAATAGTTCCACACAAAAAGCCAATGAGAGGATATACCTACTAAAGCAACAGTTTGAAAGTGAAATTAATGCCGCGACAAAAACAAATACCGCATTTATGAATGTCATAATCAGTGAAACCAACAGAATGGTCATGGCAAGTCGGAAAATAGAGTGCTCGGTATGGAATAATACTGCCGGCGAGGCAACTTCCAATTGGAACCAAGTCACGCCCTGTATCCGGAATCTAACGAGCACAACACAGATTAATCCATATTGTTCAAAGTGGAACTTAATTAGTTATCTCGGAAAATACAAAAGCTTCCTGGCCTCTTTGCCGGCAGAAGACTTAGCACACTCTAAAAATGCATTGTTAAATAATTAG
- a CDS encoding nuclear transport factor 2 family protein, which produces MKTLTKTFAIAALLFVSSVNVFANPIKEEKKTLNKAVVENVVDEYINATVNGNTLYINDLFDNNFKQKFNAGKSQKVSGKEDYISFLKKNKGVQYDCEVSYELVEKNRNYSLARVTLDFGNFKRIDYVSINMDQDGWKINEVNSVYQK; this is translated from the coding sequence ATGAAAACTCTAACTAAAACTTTCGCAATTGCAGCATTATTATTCGTTTCATCAGTAAACGTATTTGCAAACCCTATTAAGGAGGAAAAGAAGACCTTAAACAAAGCCGTAGTTGAGAATGTAGTTGATGAATATATCAACGCAACAGTAAATGGAAACACACTTTACATCAACGATCTATTCGACAACAATTTCAAACAAAAGTTCAATGCTGGAAAATCGCAAAAAGTATCTGGAAAAGAAGATTATATCAGCTTCTTAAAGAAAAATAAAGGGGTTCAATATGATTGCGAAGTGAGTTATGAGCTGGTTGAGAAAAATAGAAACTATAGTTTAGCCCGTGTTACCTTAGACTTCGGAAACTTTAAAAGAATCGACTACGTTTCGATCAACATGGACCAAGATGGATGGAAAATCAACGAAGTAAACTCTGTTTATCAGAAATAA
- a CDS encoding DUF4870 domain-containing protein produces MEKNDLKVNTAGLQDNKTIAIIAYITWIGLLVAFIMNKDKQDPFVKFHIRQNLGLFVIGILSGLLNFIPSVGAMISYVVFAILFVLWIIGLLGAFSGKTSPIPFVGSMFQDWFKGI; encoded by the coding sequence ATGGAGAAGAATGATTTAAAAGTTAACACAGCAGGCTTACAAGACAACAAAACTATTGCTATTATTGCTTACATTACTTGGATTGGGCTTTTAGTAGCCTTTATCATGAATAAAGACAAGCAAGACCCTTTCGTAAAATTTCATATTCGTCAAAATCTGGGACTTTTTGTCATCGGGATTCTTAGCGGATTATTGAACTTTATTCCATCGGTAGGTGCGATGATCAGCTATGTAGTTTTTGCCATACTTTTCGTGCTGTGGATCATCGGACTTCTAGGGGCTTTTAGTGGAAAAACTAGTCCAATACCTTTCGTTGGCTCGATGTTTCAGGATTGGTTCAAAGGAATTTAA
- the hemF gene encoding oxygen-dependent coproporphyrinogen oxidase yields the protein MITKEQIAEKYKEIQHEITQALEKLDGVSVFVEENWERDGGGGGRTRVIQHGDILEKGGVNFSAVHGELPAQIKKAFGVEEDQFFATGVSIVIHPNNPWVPIIHMNIRYFELNDQIRWFGGGIDLTPHYVVEEDAQYFHEQLKSVCDKYSPNFYPEFKTWADNYFYIKHREETRGVGGIFYDKLTSEKAGISEEDIFAFSCDLGRLFPKVYTEIVNRHRHQEYTDREKNWQLLRRGRYVEFNLVYDAGTKFGLETNGRIESILMSLPEQANWFYNFKTEAGSLEEKTLSLLKKDISWVK from the coding sequence ATGATTACAAAAGAGCAGATTGCTGAAAAATATAAAGAAATACAGCACGAGATTACGCAGGCTTTAGAAAAGTTGGACGGGGTTTCGGTTTTTGTAGAAGAGAATTGGGAACGTGATGGCGGCGGCGGCGGTCGCACGCGTGTGATCCAACATGGTGATATTTTGGAAAAAGGAGGAGTCAATTTCTCCGCAGTACATGGCGAATTGCCTGCACAGATCAAGAAGGCCTTTGGGGTCGAAGAAGATCAGTTTTTTGCGACAGGCGTTTCTATTGTTATCCATCCGAATAATCCATGGGTTCCTATCATCCATATGAATATCCGCTACTTTGAGCTCAATGATCAAATTCGTTGGTTCGGCGGAGGTATCGATTTGACACCACACTATGTTGTCGAAGAAGATGCGCAATATTTTCATGAGCAATTAAAATCCGTATGCGATAAATACAGTCCAAATTTTTATCCGGAGTTTAAAACTTGGGCTGACAATTATTTCTATATCAAGCATCGTGAAGAAACGAGGGGAGTGGGCGGTATCTTTTATGATAAGCTGACTTCGGAGAAAGCAGGAATTTCTGAGGAAGATATATTTGCTTTTTCATGTGATTTGGGGCGCTTATTTCCGAAGGTCTACACTGAAATCGTCAATAGACATCGCCATCAGGAATATACAGATCGTGAAAAGAACTGGCAGTTACTGCGTCGCGGTCGTTACGTAGAATTCAATCTGGTTTATGATGCGGGTACGAAGTTTGGTTTAGAAACGAATGGACGGATCGAGTCCATCTTAATGAGTTTGCCGGAGCAAGCCAACTGGTTTTATAATTTCAAGACTGAGGCTGGTTCCTTGGAGGAAAAAACACTTTCTCTATTGAAGAAAGACATTTCCTGGGTAAAATAA
- a CDS encoding NAD(P)H-dependent glycerol-3-phosphate dehydrogenase, whose amino-acid sequence MSEQKTNIGLIGSGSWATAMIKMLTDNPKDKQVNWWVRKQEDIDYIKSYQHNPSYLSAVEIKLPESRLYIDAKKVIQESDIIILNTPAAYLEDALADVTVEDMQGKIIVSAIKGIIPSLKEIVGEYLVDRYSVSADDIIVVGGPCHAEEVSLEKLSYLTFASKNTANAAFVAQYFQTHYIKTVISNDATGVEYGAVLKNIYALAGGICHGLGYGDNFQAVLISNAIREMEYFVDAIEPQDREINNSGYLGDLLVTAYSQFSRNRTFGTMIGKGYSVKSAQLEMNMVAEGYFASDCIQDIINRHHLQMPICNTVYDILYKNKSAILAVRELADKLS is encoded by the coding sequence ATGAGTGAACAAAAGACGAATATTGGTTTAATTGGTAGTGGAAGTTGGGCGACCGCCATGATCAAGATGCTAACGGACAACCCTAAAGATAAGCAAGTAAACTGGTGGGTCCGCAAGCAAGAAGACATCGATTATATAAAATCCTATCAACATAATCCTTCCTATTTAAGCGCAGTTGAAATTAAGCTACCTGAAAGTAGATTATATATCGACGCCAAAAAAGTGATTCAAGAATCTGATATCATCATCCTTAACACACCTGCAGCATATCTGGAAGATGCTTTGGCCGATGTTACGGTAGAAGATATGCAGGGTAAGATCATTGTATCGGCAATTAAAGGAATCATTCCTTCTTTAAAAGAGATTGTAGGCGAATATCTTGTAGATCGTTATTCGGTTTCGGCAGACGATATTATTGTCGTCGGTGGGCCTTGCCATGCGGAGGAGGTTTCATTAGAGAAACTTTCTTATTTAACCTTTGCATCGAAGAATACAGCAAATGCGGCATTTGTTGCGCAGTATTTTCAAACGCATTATATCAAGACCGTTATTTCTAATGACGCTACTGGTGTAGAATATGGTGCAGTCTTAAAGAATATTTACGCCTTAGCGGGTGGTATTTGCCATGGGTTGGGATATGGCGATAATTTCCAGGCGGTATTGATTTCCAACGCTATCCGCGAGATGGAGTATTTTGTAGATGCGATAGAGCCGCAAGATCGTGAGATCAATAATTCGGGCTATCTAGGCGACCTTTTGGTGACAGCCTATTCACAATTTAGCCGTAACCGGACCTTCGGGACGATGATCGGCAAGGGCTATAGTGTCAAGTCTGCGCAACTGGAAATGAATATGGTTGCCGAAGGGTATTTTGCTTCAGATTGCATTCAGGATATTATCAACAGACACCATTTGCAAATGCCTATTTGTAATACGGTGTACGATATCTTATATAAGAATAAGTCGGCAATTTTAGCCGTTAGAGAGTTAGCAGATAAATTATCATAG
- a CDS encoding YfiT family bacillithiol transferase: protein MSLEIDKLRYPIGKFIRPTQIDQQTLTLWIESIRKFPERLRNEIATLSKKDFNKTYRPNGWTITQLINHCADSHINSFVRFKLALTEDTPTIKTYQEDRWAALADSKDFPVESSLKIMDGIHERWSHLLASLSDEDLNRCFKHPETDELIDLRTNIGIYAWHCNHHLAHIINAKSGKY, encoded by the coding sequence ATGAGTTTAGAAATCGACAAACTTCGTTACCCCATAGGGAAATTTATTCGGCCGACACAAATTGATCAACAAACCCTAACACTTTGGATCGAAAGCATTCGAAAGTTTCCGGAACGATTACGTAATGAAATCGCTACACTCTCGAAAAAGGATTTTAATAAAACCTATAGACCAAATGGCTGGACGATTACTCAATTGATCAATCATTGTGCAGATAGCCATATCAATAGTTTTGTTCGATTTAAACTGGCTTTAACTGAAGACACCCCCACAATTAAAACCTATCAGGAAGATCGATGGGCAGCTTTGGCAGATTCTAAGGATTTTCCTGTCGAAAGCTCATTGAAGATCATGGATGGTATTCACGAGCGCTGGTCTCATCTTTTGGCGAGCTTGAGCGATGAAGATCTTAATCGATGCTTCAAGCATCCGGAGACTGATGAATTGATCGATCTACGTACGAATATTGGGATTTATGCATGGCACTGTAATCATCATCTTGCACACATCATTAACGCGAAGTCGGGCAAATACTAG
- a CDS encoding TlpA disulfide reductase family protein yields the protein MNYLKFLSLAIAGAMCLPAFAAEFIVKGKVKHSEGRSKICLGYLGDDGNYLSDTTNIVDGNFTIKGQVSSVQKATLQFISDDKAQRYVYLEFYLEPGNVMIEIDEDIREAQVTAGTEQALAVQLKGQIGGLRKELDSVFSTYRSVLAKKDSVLMKDYLATVAKLSSAINLAELDFVKRNPESMVAFDVVKARSYIIDVKQFSPFLAALGQKAKDSEEGREMSNRLEIAKKTRVGKPMIEVNLADSTGNLMKLSEVKGKYVLLEFWSSWCGPCRAEHPNLKKAYAEFKDKGFEIYAVSLDSRKADWLKAIKDDDLPWIHVSDLKGLQCAAAVDYGIIAIPQNVLIDDKGTIVEKNLRGDSLQITLSKLLN from the coding sequence ATGAATTATCTAAAGTTTTTATCCTTAGCCATCGCAGGTGCTATGTGTCTACCGGCGTTCGCCGCAGAATTTATAGTCAAAGGAAAAGTAAAACACTCGGAGGGGCGCTCCAAAATTTGTTTGGGCTATCTTGGGGATGATGGAAATTATTTGAGTGACACGACCAATATTGTTGATGGTAATTTTACGATCAAAGGCCAAGTGTCCAGTGTACAGAAAGCCACGCTACAATTCATCTCCGATGATAAGGCTCAGCGCTATGTCTACTTAGAGTTTTACTTGGAGCCGGGAAATGTCATGATTGAAATCGATGAGGATATTCGGGAAGCGCAGGTGACTGCCGGTACTGAACAAGCTTTGGCAGTCCAATTAAAAGGACAAATCGGCGGTCTTCGCAAAGAATTGGATTCAGTCTTTTCTACCTATCGGTCTGTTCTGGCGAAGAAAGATAGTGTATTAATGAAAGACTATTTAGCTACAGTTGCAAAGCTGAGTTCGGCGATTAATTTAGCCGAATTGGATTTTGTGAAGCGCAATCCTGAGTCCATGGTGGCGTTTGACGTGGTAAAAGCGCGATCTTACATTATTGACGTAAAACAATTTTCTCCATTTTTAGCGGCCCTTGGTCAAAAGGCAAAGGATTCAGAAGAAGGTCGCGAAATGTCCAATAGATTGGAGATTGCGAAAAAAACGAGGGTTGGAAAGCCTATGATCGAAGTCAATCTTGCAGATAGTACTGGCAATTTGATGAAGCTTTCTGAAGTTAAAGGGAAGTATGTGTTACTGGAGTTTTGGTCGTCTTGGTGTGGGCCTTGTCGAGCAGAGCATCCAAACCTTAAGAAAGCATATGCTGAATTTAAGGATAAGGGTTTCGAGATCTACGCAGTTTCATTGGATAGTAGGAAAGCAGATTGGTTGAAGGCTATTAAAGATGATGATCTACCGTGGATACATGTTTCGGACTTGAAAGGATTACAGTGCGCCGCTGCAGTTGATTATGGCATCATTGCAATTCCACAAAATGTGTTGATTGATGATAAAGGAACAATTGTAGAGAAAAACCTCCGTGGAGATTCTTTACAAATCACACTTTCAAAATTATTGAACTAG
- a CDS encoding DinB family protein — MSTKEIISRDEFLNHWQGHRTLTRKTIEAFPEAEIFKFSIGGMRVFGDLIKELLSIAAPGLDGIVHKKIEGYSHELPELKTKSDLLNEWDQQTSQINELFKQIPDEQFHESFNLFGEYEFPVYQNLLYFVDNEIHHRAQGFVYLRALGIEPPFFWDR; from the coding sequence ATGAGCACGAAAGAAATTATTAGCAGAGACGAGTTTTTGAATCATTGGCAAGGACATCGTACATTGACAAGGAAGACAATCGAAGCATTTCCCGAAGCGGAGATATTTAAGTTCTCAATTGGCGGCATGCGCGTATTCGGTGATTTAATCAAAGAATTACTGAGCATCGCTGCGCCAGGATTGGATGGAATTGTCCATAAGAAAATCGAGGGCTATTCTCACGAGTTGCCGGAACTAAAAACGAAGAGCGATCTTCTCAACGAATGGGATCAACAGACCTCGCAGATTAACGAGCTTTTTAAGCAGATTCCCGATGAGCAGTTTCACGAATCCTTTAACCTATTCGGCGAATATGAATTTCCGGTTTATCAGAATCTATTGTATTTCGTAGACAATGAAATACATCATCGCGCGCAGGGCTTTGTGTACTTGCGTGCATTAGGCATCGAACCGCCATTTTTCTGGGATAGATAA
- a CDS encoding winged helix-turn-helix transcriptional regulator, producing MKTLKNDPPECSLNLLAMRDTLEVLGGKWKLLILHYLITRDDQINTFKKMQREITGISAKMLTKELKDLEENHLVHREQQNTKPITVRYTITEYGRSAGDLIQQLVDWGKTHRIKLLTSGQ from the coding sequence ATGAAAACATTAAAAAACGACCCACCAGAATGTAGTCTCAATTTGCTCGCTATGCGCGACACGTTGGAAGTGCTAGGTGGAAAATGGAAGTTGCTTATCCTCCATTATTTAATTACTCGTGATGATCAGATTAACACTTTCAAAAAGATGCAAAGAGAAATTACTGGGATTTCTGCAAAAATGCTCACTAAAGAATTAAAAGATCTAGAAGAAAACCATCTGGTTCATCGTGAACAACAAAACACAAAGCCTATTACCGTTCGTTATACCATAACTGAATACGGACGTTCTGCAGGCGACCTAATCCAGCAATTGGTAGACTGGGGAAAAACGCATCGAATCAAGTTGCTAACCTCTGGTCAATAA
- a CDS encoding M16 family metallopeptidase, producing the protein MVSFERFILKNGLRVLVHEDPHSPMACVNILYDVGARDEQPDKTGFAHLFEHLMFSGSVHIPSFDQALQRVGGENNAFTSNDITNYYITLPASNLETAFWLESDRMLSLAFNEQGLEVQRSVVIEEFKQRYLNQPYGDVWLKLRPMAYKEHPYRWATIGKEIKHIEEATLADVKSFFSKYYLPSNAIMVVTGDVKTEEVKLLAEKWFGDIPGGQKPVRSLPTEPLQLAARKEEVFAEVPVDSLYMAFHTVDRLHKDYQTADLITDILSRGSSSRLYRSLVKERHLFSEINCYILGSIDSNLLMLEGKPSEGVSLEEAERAVWEELNRLKNELVTDYELNKVKNKIESTLVFAELSILDKAMNLAFYELLGDANNYNKEIAKYIAVDAADIQRVAKEIFRAENSSVLFYHAQKSA; encoded by the coding sequence ATGGTATCTTTTGAAAGATTCATTTTAAAAAATGGGTTGCGTGTACTCGTACATGAAGACCCACATAGTCCAATGGCGTGCGTTAATATTTTATATGACGTGGGCGCTAGAGACGAACAGCCCGATAAAACGGGCTTTGCACATTTATTTGAGCATTTGATGTTTAGCGGATCGGTACATATTCCTAGTTTCGATCAGGCTTTACAGCGAGTGGGAGGCGAGAACAATGCCTTTACTTCAAATGATATCACCAACTACTATATCACGCTGCCGGCTTCTAACCTAGAAACTGCTTTTTGGTTGGAAAGCGATCGTATGCTGAGCCTGGCATTCAACGAGCAAGGTCTGGAAGTGCAACGATCGGTGGTGATTGAAGAATTCAAGCAACGCTATCTAAATCAGCCTTATGGGGATGTTTGGTTGAAGCTGCGTCCGATGGCTTATAAGGAACATCCATATCGTTGGGCGACCATTGGGAAGGAAATCAAACATATTGAAGAGGCTACACTTGCCGACGTAAAGAGTTTCTTTAGTAAATATTACTTGCCAAGTAATGCAATTATGGTAGTTACTGGAGATGTGAAGACTGAGGAGGTGAAGTTACTTGCTGAAAAATGGTTTGGGGATATACCGGGAGGTCAGAAACCTGTGCGCAGTTTGCCTACTGAGCCATTACAGCTCGCCGCGCGCAAGGAAGAGGTCTTTGCCGAAGTGCCTGTGGACAGTCTTTATATGGCGTTTCACACGGTCGACAGACTGCATAAGGATTACCAAACGGCTGATTTAATCACCGATATTCTGTCGAGAGGTAGCTCGTCGCGTTTGTATCGAAGTTTGGTTAAAGAGAGACATTTGTTCTCAGAAATCAATTGCTATATTCTTGGCAGTATCGATTCGAACCTGTTGATGTTGGAAGGAAAGCCATCCGAAGGGGTAAGCCTGGAGGAAGCAGAGCGTGCGGTATGGGAAGAGTTGAATAGGCTTAAAAATGAGTTGGTTACGGATTATGAGCTAAACAAAGTGAAGAACAAGATTGAGTCAACTTTGGTGTTTGCTGAATTATCCATTTTAGATAAGGCTATGAACTTGGCATTTTACGAGCTATTGGGTGATGCCAACAATTATAATAAAGAAATAGCGAAGTATATTGCTGTTGATGCAGCGGATATACAGCGCGTAGCAAAGGAGATATTTAGGGCAGAGAATTCATCTGTATTATTTTACCATGCACAAAAGTCGGCATAA